The following are from one region of the Capsicum annuum cultivar UCD-10X-F1 chromosome 1, UCD10Xv1.1, whole genome shotgun sequence genome:
- the LOC107855327 gene encoding uncharacterized protein LOC107855327, which produces MESWAMVRAITLMVRAMVWATTLTVRATTVPTLMNMVITTCTSLGPMGWAWVWAKERAHLWAMLWALERHMGDMVAMEWALRVALLTRNNTVGGRPWVVTVAAVTAATAVMTSVTAKLLQGFMCSSLAYEKEEIELYFPVL; this is translated from the exons ATGGAAAGTTGGGCTATGGTACGGGCCATAACACTCATGGTTCGGGCTATGGTTTGGGCCACAACACTCACGGTTCGGGCCACAACAGTACCTACTCTCATGAATATGGTAATCACCACATGCACAAGCCTGGGTCCAATGGGCTGGGCTTGGGTTTGGGCCAAGGAACGGGCACACCTTTGGGCCATGTTATGGGCTTTGGAAAGACACATGGGGGACATGGTGGCTATGGAATGGGCTCTTCGGGTTGCACTACTTACAAGAAACAACACCGTAGGAGGAAGGCCATGGGTGGTTACGGTAGCGGCAGTGACTGCAGCGACAGCAGTGATGACGAGCGTCACTGCTAAATTACTACAG GGTTTCATGTGTAGCAGCTTGGCTTATGAGAAGGAAGAGATAGAATTATATTTCCCAGTACTATAA